A genomic window from Micromonospora ferruginea includes:
- a CDS encoding site-specific tyrosine recombinase XerD: MTETTPRAGAQPAPALRRAVRGYLDHLTVERGLSGHTLAAYRRDLDRYLTTLADAGVTDLAAAGAAQVEAHLARLRAGDDAHPPLAVSSAARAASAVRGLHRFALREGLTGDDPGRDVRPPTPPRRLPRALPVDAVLRLLEAAGATAATGDDAPRALRDRALLEFLYGTGARISETVGAAVDDLDLDAGTVLLRGKGGRTRLVPVGGYAADAVRAWLVRGRPALLAAGRGTPALFVNARGGPLTRQGAWGVLRAAAGRAGLPVDGPEAVSPHTLRHSYATHLLDGGADVRVVQELLGHASVTTTQVYTLVTVERLREVYATAHPRALP, encoded by the coding sequence CTGACCGAGACGACGCCACGGGCCGGCGCGCAACCCGCGCCGGCCCTGCGTCGGGCGGTCCGCGGCTACCTGGACCACCTCACCGTCGAGCGCGGGCTGTCCGGCCACACGCTCGCCGCGTACCGCCGGGACCTGGACCGCTACCTGACCACGCTGGCCGACGCCGGGGTGACCGACCTGGCCGCCGCCGGCGCCGCCCAGGTCGAGGCCCACCTGGCCCGGCTGCGCGCCGGCGACGACGCGCACCCGCCGTTGGCCGTCTCGTCCGCCGCCCGGGCCGCCAGCGCGGTCCGCGGCCTGCACCGCTTCGCGCTGCGCGAGGGCCTGACCGGCGACGACCCGGGCCGCGACGTCCGGCCGCCCACGCCGCCGCGCCGGCTGCCCCGGGCGCTGCCGGTCGACGCCGTCCTGCGGCTGCTGGAGGCCGCCGGCGCGACCGCGGCCACCGGCGACGACGCGCCCCGCGCGCTGCGTGACCGGGCGCTGCTGGAGTTCCTGTACGGCACCGGCGCGCGCATCTCCGAGACGGTCGGCGCGGCCGTCGACGACCTCGACCTGGACGCCGGGACGGTGCTGCTGCGCGGCAAGGGCGGCCGGACCCGCCTCGTCCCGGTCGGCGGGTACGCCGCCGACGCGGTGCGTGCCTGGCTGGTCCGCGGCCGGCCGGCGCTGCTCGCCGCCGGGCGGGGCACCCCGGCGCTGTTCGTCAACGCCCGCGGCGGACCACTCACCCGGCAGGGGGCCTGGGGCGTGCTGCGTGCCGCCGCCGGCCGTGCCGGCCTGCCGGTCGACGGGCCGGAGGCGGTCTCCCCGCACACGCTGCGCCACTCGTACGCCACCCACCTGCTCGACGGCGGCGCGGACGTGCGCGTGGTGCAGGAACTGCTCGGCCACGCGTCGGTGACCACCACCCAGGTGTACACATTGGTCACGGTGGAACGGCTGCGCGAGGTGTACGCGACCGCGCACCCGCGCGCCCTGCCCTGA
- a CDS encoding NUDIX domain-containing protein, giving the protein MSGVEHRYEVTTRRDVWSGRIFSVVSDDVTMPGGGTATRDYVRHVGAVAVVALDDAGQVVLIRQYRHPVGRHLWELPAGLMDVSGEDLAAAAARELAEEADLTAGRVDVLVDLHSSPGFSDEVVRVFLARGLAEVPAGERHERSDEEADLQVVRVDLDEAVRMVLAGEITNASCVAGLLAAARARETGFAELRRPEAPLPR; this is encoded by the coding sequence GTGAGCGGCGTGGAGCACCGGTACGAGGTGACCACGCGTCGCGACGTCTGGTCCGGCCGGATCTTCTCAGTGGTCAGCGACGACGTGACCATGCCCGGCGGCGGGACCGCGACCCGCGACTACGTGCGGCACGTGGGCGCGGTGGCCGTGGTGGCGCTCGACGACGCCGGCCAGGTGGTGCTGATCCGGCAGTACCGTCACCCGGTCGGCCGGCACCTGTGGGAGCTGCCGGCGGGCCTGATGGACGTCAGCGGGGAGGACCTGGCCGCCGCGGCGGCACGGGAGCTGGCCGAGGAGGCCGACCTGACCGCCGGGCGCGTCGACGTGCTTGTCGACCTGCACAGCTCGCCGGGCTTCTCCGACGAGGTGGTCCGGGTCTTCCTGGCCCGCGGCCTCGCCGAGGTGCCCGCCGGCGAGCGCCACGAGCGCAGCGATGAGGAGGCCGACCTCCAGGTGGTCCGCGTCGACCTCGACGAGGCGGTCCGGATGGTCCTGGCCGGGGAGATCACCAACGCGTCCTGCGTGGCCGGGCTGCTCGCCGCCGCGCGGGCCCGGGAGACCGGCTTCGCCGAGCTGCGCCGCCCGGAGGCGCCGCTGCCGCGCTGA
- the scpB gene encoding SMC-Scp complex subunit ScpB produces the protein MSDEERGDSLADQAAAWVPPWARPAPDPAPDDASVAEQEAPETDRGSGGPPEGPHPSKIAAAGSDLGTGAPSEGRDRTKISESGGTGDAGLIAGGGAGVGVGAGLAVESLAQVAVDAGVEPAVDRVAGAADAGGGVPQKRGRRRAAPEPPPAPVLDDAELRGALEAILLVVDQPVSELVLADVLEQAPERVGAMLDEIAAGYTAAGHGFELRRAAGGWRLYTRPEYATYVERFVLDGQSVRLTQAALETLAVVAYRQPVTRSRISAIRGVNCDGVLRTLVGRGLVEECGTEADSGAFLYRTTTMFLEKLGLNSVDDLPPLAPFLPDDVEELADATR, from the coding sequence ATGAGCGACGAGGAGCGCGGGGACTCCCTGGCCGACCAGGCGGCCGCCTGGGTGCCGCCGTGGGCGCGCCCCGCGCCCGATCCTGCCCCCGACGACGCCTCCGTCGCCGAGCAGGAGGCCCCCGAAACAGATCGTGGAAGCGGAGGGCCCCCAGAGGGGCCGCATCCTTCCAAGATCGCCGCAGCCGGGTCGGATCTTGGTACGGGGGCGCCCTCGGAGGGGCGGGACCGTACCAAGATCTCGGAGTCGGGCGGGACTGGGGACGCCGGTCTCATCGCGGGCGGCGGAGCCGGGGTCGGGGTCGGGGCTGGCCTGGCTGTCGAGTCCCTTGCCCAGGTGGCTGTCGACGCCGGCGTCGAACCGGCTGTCGACCGCGTTGCCGGCGCCGCCGACGCGGGTGGGGGCGTACCCCAGAAGCGCGGACGGCGGCGGGCGGCGCCGGAACCGCCGCCCGCGCCGGTGCTGGACGACGCGGAGCTACGCGGCGCCCTGGAGGCGATCCTGCTGGTGGTGGACCAGCCGGTCAGCGAGCTGGTCCTGGCCGACGTGCTGGAGCAGGCCCCGGAGCGGGTCGGGGCGATGCTCGACGAGATCGCCGCCGGCTACACCGCCGCCGGGCACGGTTTCGAACTGCGCCGGGCCGCGGGTGGCTGGCGTCTCTACACCCGGCCGGAATACGCCACCTATGTCGAGAGGTTCGTGCTGGACGGGCAGTCGGTCCGGCTGACCCAGGCCGCGCTGGAGACCCTGGCCGTGGTCGCCTACCGCCAGCCGGTGACCCGGTCGCGCATCTCGGCCATCCGGGGTGTCAACTGCGACGGGGTGCTCCGTACCCTGGTGGGTCGCGGCCTGGTCGAGGAGTGCGGCACCGAAGCGGACAGCGGTGCGTTCCTCTACCGGACCACCACCATGTTCCTGGAGAAGCTGGGGCTCAACTCGGTGGACGACCTGCCGCCCCTGGCCCCGTTCCTTCCCGACGACGTAGAAGAGCTTGCCGATGCGACGCGATGA
- a CDS encoding segregation and condensation protein A: MTAPPLDPHAGPADVAGLAAEVDGVVPADAAVVEETSGFTVRLDNFTGPFDLLLQLISKHKLDVTEVALHKVTDEFIAYLRAMGDQWDLDETSEFLLVAATLLDLKAARLLPSAEVEDEEDLALLEARDLLFARLLQYKAYKEAAAHIAELESVGGRRYPRAVTLEPRYAEALPDLVLGIGPQRLLKLAVKAMSPKPVPEVSIAHVHMVRVSVREHAGIIADRLRRAGVATFSLLCADCEMTLEVVARFLALLELYRQGLVAFVQEQALEELTVRWTGPVDGDAELTVDEYAGSPEPADAAPPAAAAPPTGGPADESAPTQE; encoded by the coding sequence GTGACCGCGCCGCCCCTCGACCCGCACGCCGGTCCGGCGGACGTCGCCGGACTGGCCGCCGAGGTCGACGGCGTCGTCCCCGCTGACGCCGCCGTGGTCGAGGAGACCAGCGGCTTCACCGTCCGGCTGGACAACTTCACCGGCCCGTTCGACCTGCTGCTCCAGCTCATCAGCAAGCACAAGCTGGACGTCACCGAGGTCGCCCTGCACAAGGTCACCGACGAGTTCATCGCCTACCTGCGGGCCATGGGCGACCAGTGGGACCTGGACGAGACCAGCGAGTTCCTGCTGGTCGCCGCCACCCTGCTCGACCTCAAGGCGGCCCGGCTGCTGCCCTCGGCCGAGGTGGAGGACGAGGAGGACCTGGCGCTGCTGGAGGCGCGCGACCTGCTCTTCGCCCGACTGCTGCAGTACAAGGCGTACAAGGAGGCGGCGGCGCACATCGCCGAGCTGGAGTCCGTCGGCGGCCGGCGCTACCCGCGCGCGGTCACCCTGGAACCCCGGTACGCCGAGGCGCTGCCCGACCTGGTGCTCGGCATCGGCCCGCAGCGGCTGCTCAAGCTGGCGGTGAAGGCGATGAGCCCGAAGCCGGTGCCCGAGGTGTCCATCGCCCACGTGCACATGGTCCGGGTCAGCGTCCGGGAGCACGCCGGCATCATCGCCGACCGGCTGCGCCGCGCCGGAGTGGCCACCTTCTCGCTGCTCTGCGCCGACTGCGAGATGACGCTGGAGGTGGTGGCCCGGTTCCTGGCGCTGCTGGAGCTGTACCGGCAGGGCCTGGTCGCGTTCGTGCAGGAGCAGGCGCTGGAGGAGCTGACGGTCCGCTGGACCGGCCCGGTTGACGGCGACGCCGAGCTGACCGTCGACGAGTACGCCGGCTCGCCGGAACCGGCGGACGCCGCACCACCCGCTGCCGCCGCGCCGCCCACGGGCGGGCCGGCGGACGAATCCGCACCGACGCAGGAGTGA
- the der gene encoding ribosome biogenesis GTPase Der — translation MELREPEVDAGEPTGPQPVVAVVGRPNVGKSTLVNRIIGRRQAVVEDIPGVTRDRVPYDAQWNGRAFTVVDTGGWEPDAKDRAAAIAAQAETAVVTADVVLFVVDAMVGSTDVDEAAVKMLRRSAKPVILVANKADNTTIEMEATSLWSLGLGEPFPVSALHGRGSGDLLDAIMAALPEAPKIVENRPRGPRRVALVGRPNVGKSSLLNRFSGEERAVVDSVAGTTVDPVDSLVEIGGETWQLVDTAGLRKRVGKASGTEYYASLRTASAIEAAEVAVVLLDSSEVISEQDQRILTMVVEAGRALVIAFNKWDLVDADRRYYLDKEIDRELRRIPWAIRLNLSAQTGRAVDKLAPALRRALASWETRVPTAHLNQWLTALVQATPHPVRGGRAPRILFATQAGVAPPRFVLFTTGPLDAGYQRFVERKLREEFGFEGSPIDISVRPRKKLGPGGRGKAHG, via the coding sequence GTGGAGCTGCGCGAGCCGGAGGTCGACGCCGGCGAGCCCACCGGCCCGCAGCCCGTGGTGGCCGTGGTGGGCCGCCCCAACGTGGGCAAGTCCACGCTGGTCAACCGCATCATCGGCCGCCGGCAGGCGGTCGTCGAGGACATCCCCGGCGTGACCCGGGACCGGGTGCCCTACGACGCGCAGTGGAACGGCCGTGCGTTCACCGTGGTGGACACCGGCGGTTGGGAGCCCGACGCCAAGGACCGCGCCGCGGCCATCGCCGCCCAGGCGGAGACCGCCGTGGTCACCGCCGACGTGGTGCTGTTCGTGGTGGACGCCATGGTCGGCTCGACCGACGTGGACGAGGCCGCGGTGAAGATGCTGCGCCGCAGCGCCAAGCCGGTGATCCTGGTGGCCAACAAGGCCGACAACACCACCATCGAGATGGAGGCGACCTCGCTGTGGTCGCTCGGTCTCGGTGAGCCGTTCCCGGTGTCGGCGCTGCACGGGCGCGGCTCCGGCGACCTGCTCGACGCCATCATGGCCGCGCTGCCCGAGGCACCGAAGATCGTGGAGAACCGCCCGCGCGGCCCGCGCCGGGTGGCCCTGGTGGGGCGCCCCAACGTCGGCAAGTCCAGCCTGCTCAACCGGTTCTCCGGCGAGGAGCGCGCGGTGGTCGACTCGGTGGCCGGCACCACCGTCGACCCGGTGGACAGCCTGGTCGAGATCGGCGGCGAGACCTGGCAACTGGTGGACACCGCCGGGCTGCGCAAGCGGGTCGGCAAGGCCAGCGGCACGGAATACTACGCCAGCCTGCGTACCGCCTCGGCGATCGAGGCGGCGGAGGTGGCCGTGGTGCTGCTGGACTCCAGTGAGGTGATCAGCGAGCAGGACCAGCGGATCCTCACCATGGTGGTGGAGGCCGGCCGGGCCCTGGTCATCGCGTTCAACAAGTGGGACCTGGTGGACGCCGACCGCCGCTACTACCTGGACAAGGAGATCGACCGGGAGTTGCGGCGCATCCCCTGGGCGATCCGGCTGAATCTGTCCGCGCAGACCGGCCGCGCCGTCGACAAGCTCGCCCCGGCGCTGCGCAGGGCGCTGGCGAGCTGGGAGACCCGCGTCCCCACCGCCCACCTCAACCAGTGGCTCACCGCGTTGGTGCAGGCCACCCCGCACCCGGTACGCGGTGGACGCGCCCCGCGCATCCTGTTCGCCACCCAGGCCGGGGTGGCGCCCCCGCGGTTCGTGCTGTTCACCACCGGCCCGCTGGACGCCGGCTACCAGCGGTTCGTGGAGCGCAAGCTGCGCGAGGAGTTCGGCTTCGAGGGCAGCCCGATCGACATCTCGGTCCGGCCGCGCAAGAAGCTGGGCCCGGGCGGCCGAGGCAAGGCGCACGGCTGA
- a CDS encoding ParA family protein, whose translation MAGNGDRAETWTSELREQQATLGADLGPADPAAYTMRKPIPEPMPTDRHGPARIIAMANQKGGVGKTTTTINLGAALAEYGRKVLLVDFDPQGALSVGLGVNPHNLDLSVYNLLMQDDVTAEDVLIKTDVAGLHLLPANIDLSAAEIQLVNEVAREMALARVLRTIRKEYDFILIDCQPSLGLLAINALTVAHGVLIPLECEFFSLRGVALLLDTIDKVRERLNFDLELEGILATMYDSRTTHCRQVLQRVVEAFGDKVYQTVITKTVKFPESTVAGAPITTLDPASSGARNYRQLAREVIAAEADR comes from the coding sequence ATGGCAGGAAACGGTGACCGTGCCGAGACCTGGACGTCGGAGCTCCGTGAGCAGCAGGCGACGCTCGGCGCCGACCTCGGCCCCGCCGACCCGGCGGCCTACACCATGCGCAAGCCGATCCCCGAGCCGATGCCGACCGACCGGCACGGCCCGGCGCGGATCATCGCGATGGCCAACCAGAAGGGTGGCGTCGGCAAGACCACGACCACCATCAACCTGGGCGCCGCCCTCGCGGAATACGGCCGCAAGGTGCTCCTGGTCGACTTCGACCCGCAGGGCGCCCTCTCCGTCGGCCTGGGCGTCAACCCGCACAACCTCGACCTGTCGGTCTACAACCTGCTCATGCAGGACGACGTCACCGCCGAGGACGTCCTGATCAAGACCGACGTGGCCGGGCTGCACCTGCTGCCGGCCAACATCGACCTCTCCGCCGCCGAGATCCAGCTCGTCAACGAGGTCGCCCGGGAGATGGCCCTGGCCCGGGTGCTGCGCACCATCCGCAAGGAGTACGACTTCATCCTGATCGACTGCCAGCCCTCGCTGGGCCTGCTGGCGATCAACGCGCTGACCGTCGCGCACGGCGTGCTCATCCCGCTGGAGTGCGAGTTCTTCAGCCTGCGCGGCGTGGCGCTGCTGCTGGACACCATCGACAAGGTGCGTGAGCGGCTCAACTTCGACCTGGAACTCGAAGGCATCCTCGCCACCATGTACGACAGCCGCACCACCCACTGCCGGCAGGTGCTGCAACGGGTCGTGGAGGCGTTCGGCGACAAGGTCTACCAGACCGTCATCACCAAGACCGTGAAGTTCCCCGAGTCGACGGTGGCCGGCGCGCCCATCACTACCCTCGACCCAGCGTCCTCCGGCGCGCGCAACTACCGGCAGCTCGCCCGAGAGGTGATCGCCGCCGAGGCGGACCGGTAG
- a CDS encoding pseudouridine synthase translates to MRRDDRAPKPDAPVYEGAERLQKVLAAAGVGSRRACEDLIFRRRVTVNGRVAQLGDKADPARDVIFVDGERLQADVRLVYVAMNKPRGVVTTMADEKGRTELADFIGARLEQRVYHVGRLDADSEGLLLLTNDGTLAHKLMHPSYEVLKTYLAEVSGPIPRNLGKRLTGGVELEDGPVKVDGFKVVDTLGKTAQVELTLHEGRKHIVRRLMAEVGHPVSRLIRTSIGPIKLGDLRTGRLRRLTNAEVAALFKAVGD, encoded by the coding sequence ATGCGACGCGATGACCGTGCCCCGAAGCCCGACGCCCCCGTCTACGAGGGCGCCGAGCGCCTGCAGAAGGTGCTCGCCGCCGCGGGGGTGGGCTCGCGGCGCGCCTGCGAGGACCTGATCTTCCGGCGGCGGGTCACGGTCAACGGCCGGGTGGCGCAGCTCGGCGACAAGGCCGATCCGGCGCGCGACGTGATCTTCGTCGACGGGGAACGGCTCCAGGCCGACGTCCGCCTGGTCTACGTGGCGATGAACAAGCCGCGCGGCGTGGTCACCACCATGGCCGACGAGAAGGGCCGCACCGAACTCGCCGACTTCATCGGCGCGCGGCTGGAGCAGCGGGTCTACCACGTCGGGCGACTGGACGCCGACAGCGAGGGCCTGCTCCTGCTCACCAACGACGGCACCCTCGCCCACAAGCTCATGCACCCGTCGTACGAGGTGCTCAAGACCTACCTCGCCGAGGTGTCCGGGCCGATCCCGCGCAACCTGGGCAAGCGGCTGACCGGCGGCGTCGAGCTGGAGGACGGGCCGGTGAAGGTCGACGGGTTCAAGGTGGTCGACACGCTGGGCAAAACCGCCCAGGTGGAGCTGACCCTGCACGAGGGGCGCAAACACATCGTCCGGCGCCTGATGGCCGAGGTGGGACACCCGGTGTCCCGGCTGATCCGTACCTCGATCGGCCCGATCAAGCTCGGCGACCTGCGCACCGGGCGGCTGCGGCGGCTGACCAACGCGGAGGTCGCCGCCCTGTTCAAGGCCGTGGGTGACTGA
- the cmk gene encoding (d)CMP kinase: MEENVPAGRCVVAVDGPSGSGKSTVSRRLAVSLGARYLDTGAMYRALTWAVLRSGVELTDAESVAKVAGEADLRIGTDPQGYAVTVDGTDVSSDIRGAEVTGAVSAVAAVGAIRELLVDRQRRLIAEAGRIVVEGRDIGSVVAPDADLKVYLTASEAARAQRRSAEDAADVAATAADLARRDRLDSTRTVNPLQQAADAVVLDTTELGIDQVVARLREMLTERGVA; this comes from the coding sequence GTGGAGGAAAACGTACCGGCCGGGCGATGCGTGGTCGCAGTGGACGGACCGTCCGGTTCGGGGAAGTCCACCGTGTCGCGGCGACTGGCGGTGAGCCTCGGCGCCCGCTACCTCGACACCGGCGCCATGTACCGGGCGCTGACCTGGGCCGTGTTGCGCTCCGGGGTCGAGCTGACCGACGCCGAGTCGGTGGCCAAGGTCGCCGGCGAGGCCGACCTGCGCATCGGCACCGACCCCCAGGGGTACGCGGTGACCGTCGACGGCACCGACGTGTCCTCGGACATCCGCGGCGCCGAGGTGACCGGCGCGGTCTCCGCGGTGGCCGCCGTCGGCGCGATCCGTGAGCTGCTGGTCGACCGGCAACGGCGGCTGATCGCCGAGGCCGGCCGGATCGTGGTGGAGGGCCGCGACATCGGCTCCGTGGTGGCGCCCGACGCCGACCTGAAGGTCTACCTGACCGCCTCCGAGGCGGCGCGCGCCCAGCGGCGCAGCGCCGAGGACGCCGCCGACGTCGCGGCGACCGCCGCCGACCTGGCCCGGCGCGACCGGCTCGACTCGACCCGCACGGTCAACCCGCTGCAGCAGGCCGCCGACGCGGTGGTGCTGGACACCACCGAGCTGGGCATCGACCAGGTCGTCGCCCGCCTGCGCGAGATGCTCACCGAGCGGGGCGTGGCGTGA
- a CDS encoding BMP family ABC transporter substrate-binding protein — MTSAIQWRRWGPVVAVVVAVLAVVIWITAKGEEQPRARQYKAFTSCLLTDDRGVAGDLAVQVWSGMQDASLATRTKVEYLSVIGPQTADNAGTYLASLAQFHCDLVFLAGAAPTSAALAGAARFPDQRFIAVGDRPAEGRPNVTWLGGSSQDVRRAVSSAIREAAGRD; from the coding sequence ATGACTTCTGCGATCCAGTGGCGTCGTTGGGGCCCGGTGGTCGCCGTGGTGGTTGCGGTGCTGGCAGTAGTGATTTGGATTACAGCTAAGGGTGAGGAGCAGCCGCGCGCCCGCCAGTACAAGGCCTTCACCAGCTGTCTGCTGACTGACGACCGCGGGGTGGCCGGGGACCTCGCCGTGCAGGTGTGGTCCGGTATGCAGGACGCGTCGCTCGCGACCAGGACCAAAGTGGAGTATCTCTCCGTGATCGGCCCGCAGACCGCTGACAATGCGGGCACCTACCTCGCCAGTCTTGCGCAGTTCCACTGTGACCTCGTCTTCTTGGCCGGTGCCGCGCCGACATCTGCCGCACTGGCGGGAGCTGCCCGCTTTCCCGACCAGCGCTTCATTGCGGTCGGTGACCGGCCGGCGGAGGGTCGGCCGAACGTCACCTGGCTGGGCGGGTCGTCGCAGGACGTGCGCCGCGCGGTGTCATCGGCCATTCGCGAGGCGGCAGGGCGGGACTAG
- a CDS encoding TM2 domain-containing protein, which yields MLAPSGCRCGQDASGSLWCPLMTTPYQQHPYGVSDKSKVVAGILQILLGGFGIGRFYMGDTKTGVIQLVVTLVTCGFGAIWGLIDGILILVNGGVDGQGRPLRD from the coding sequence ATCCTCGCACCGTCGGGGTGCCGATGCGGACAGGACGCGAGTGGATCACTATGGTGTCCGCTCATGACCACTCCTTACCAGCAGCACCCGTACGGCGTCTCGGACAAGAGCAAGGTCGTCGCGGGCATCCTCCAGATCCTCCTCGGCGGTTTCGGTATCGGCCGCTTCTACATGGGCGACACCAAGACCGGCGTGATCCAGCTCGTGGTCACGCTCGTGACCTGTGGCTTCGGTGCCATCTGGGGTCTCATCGACGGCATCCTGATCCTGGTCAACGGCGGCGTGGACGGCCAGGGCCGCCCGCTGCGCGACTGA
- the ald gene encoding alanine dehydrogenase, with protein sequence MKVGIPREVKNHEYRVAITPAGVNEFTRHGHEVFVEAGAGVGSSITDDEFAAAGAKILATADEVWETAELVLKVKEPIAEEYHRMREGQVLFTYLHLAASRDCTDALVEKKVTGIAYETVELPDRSLPLLAPMSEVAGRLAPQVGAFYMMRTGGGRGVLPGGVSGVYAAKTVVIGAGVSGLNAAAIVLGLQSEVLLLDKNVARLRSADAIYRGHLQTVASNAYEIERAVLDADLVIGAVLVPGAKAPKLISNELVSRMKPGSVLVDIAIDQGGCFEDSRPTTHADPTYKVHDSIFYCVANMPGAVPNTSTYALTNVTLPYALELANQGWREALRADPALALGLNTHDGKVVYGPVAEAHGMDVLPLAEVLS encoded by the coding sequence GTGAAGGTCGGAATCCCCCGCGAGGTCAAGAACCACGAGTACCGGGTGGCGATCACGCCGGCGGGCGTCAACGAGTTCACCCGCCACGGCCACGAGGTCTTCGTCGAGGCGGGCGCCGGGGTCGGCTCCAGCATCACCGACGACGAGTTCGCCGCCGCCGGGGCGAAGATCCTCGCCACCGCCGACGAGGTCTGGGAGACCGCCGAGCTGGTGCTCAAGGTCAAGGAGCCGATCGCCGAGGAGTACCACCGGATGCGCGAGGGGCAGGTGCTCTTCACCTACCTGCACCTGGCCGCCTCCCGCGACTGCACCGACGCGCTGGTCGAGAAGAAGGTCACCGGCATCGCCTACGAGACGGTCGAGCTGCCCGACCGGTCACTGCCGCTGCTCGCCCCGATGTCCGAGGTGGCCGGCCGGCTCGCCCCGCAGGTCGGCGCGTTCTACATGATGCGCACCGGCGGTGGCCGGGGCGTGCTGCCCGGCGGCGTCTCCGGCGTGTACGCGGCCAAGACCGTGGTCATCGGCGCCGGCGTGTCCGGCCTGAACGCCGCCGCCATCGTGCTCGGCCTGCAGTCCGAGGTGCTGCTGCTGGACAAGAACGTGGCCCGACTGCGCTCCGCCGACGCCATCTACCGGGGCCACCTGCAGACGGTCGCGTCCAACGCGTACGAGATCGAGCGGGCCGTGCTCGACGCGGACCTGGTCATCGGCGCGGTGCTGGTGCCCGGCGCGAAGGCCCCGAAGCTGATCTCCAACGAGCTGGTCTCCCGGATGAAGCCGGGCAGCGTGCTCGTCGACATCGCCATCGACCAGGGCGGCTGCTTCGAGGACTCGCGCCCGACCACGCACGCCGACCCGACCTACAAGGTGCACGACTCGATCTTCTACTGCGTGGCGAACATGCCCGGCGCGGTGCCGAACACCAGCACCTACGCGCTGACCAACGTCACCCTGCCGTACGCCCTCGAACTGGCCAACCAGGGCTGGCGGGAGGCGCTGCGCGCCGACCCGGCGCTGGCGCTGGGCCTGAACACCCACGACGGCAAGGTCGTCTACGGCCCGGTCGCCGAGGCGCACGGCATGGACGTGCTGCCGCTGGCCGAGGTGCTGAGCTGA
- the cutA gene encoding divalent cation tolerance protein CutA: protein MSAFWRQGEFGTGEEWQLLLKTHAQRFEDLRALLQDNHPWQNPEIAAVPVVMSSDEYVAWVSRTLLLDVEL, encoded by the coding sequence ATCTCCGCCTTCTGGCGCCAGGGCGAGTTCGGCACGGGCGAGGAGTGGCAGCTTCTCCTGAAGACGCATGCCCAGCGCTTCGAGGACCTGCGGGCGCTTCTCCAGGACAACCACCCTTGGCAGAACCCCGAGATCGCGGCGGTGCCGGTCGTGATGAGTTCGGACGAGTACGTTGCCTGGGTCAGCAGGACGCTCTTGCTCGACGTGGAGCTGTAG